From Bacillus alveayuensis, one genomic window encodes:
- a CDS encoding hypothetical protein (product_source=Hypo-rule applied; pfam=PF14151) — MGRTRGHKKRDKNKSSLPQVPKEVKYETDGVYEEYSEELADQADREAQARANAANQRQTRKPFKKG; from the coding sequence ATGGGAAGAACACGTGGTCATAAAAAACGCGACAAAAATAAAAGTTCATTACCACAAGTTCCAAAAGAGGTAAAGTATGAAACGGATGGGGTTTATGAAGAATATTCCGAAGAATTAGCTGATCAAGCAGACCGAGAAGCACAAGCACGTGCAAATGCAGCCAATCAAAGACAAACACGAAAGCCATTCAAAAAAGGGTAA
- a CDS encoding RimJ/RimL family protein N-acetyltransferase (product_source=COG1670; cath_funfam=3.55.50.10; cog=COG1670; pfam=PF13302; superfamily=55729), whose protein sequence is MLKKRDLHDCQVLYELMVHPEVFPFVRHKAASVEEYLFMTKQTIEAEERGELISRTILDEWGSPIGTISLYDIQEKAGFLGTWIGKPYHGKGYNKRAKDAFFQELFYELGIETIFMKIRKTNIRSTKAAQKLPYVVFVNETRKHILSQINKSEDIYNLFEITKDVYTLYTLRKQAEMVEEGHLKEA, encoded by the coding sequence ATGTTAAAAAAACGTGATCTCCATGACTGCCAGGTGTTATACGAGCTTATGGTGCATCCGGAAGTCTTCCCTTTCGTGCGCCATAAAGCAGCTTCTGTGGAAGAATATTTATTTATGACGAAACAAACCATTGAAGCTGAAGAACGCGGCGAATTAATATCCCGGACCATATTAGATGAGTGGGGCTCTCCAATTGGGACGATCAGCTTATATGATATCCAAGAAAAAGCAGGTTTTTTAGGAACCTGGATCGGCAAACCATACCATGGAAAAGGTTATAATAAACGGGCAAAAGATGCTTTTTTCCAAGAGCTATTTTACGAGCTTGGGATTGAAACCATTTTTATGAAAATTCGAAAGACGAATATTCGCTCAACGAAAGCAGCACAAAAATTGCCTTATGTCGTTTTCGTAAATGAAACGAGAAAACATATCCTCTCTCAAATCAATAAAAGTGAAGACATTTATAACCTTTTTGAAATCACAAAGGATGTTTATACTTTATATACATTGCGAAAGCAAGCTGAAATGGTTGAGGAAGGCCATTTAAAAGAAGCTTAA
- a CDS encoding glutamate-5-semialdehyde dehydrogenase (product_source=KO:K00147; cath_funfam=3.40.605.10; cog=COG0014; ko=KO:K00147; pfam=PF00171; superfamily=53720; tigrfam=TIGR00407) has protein sequence MSELLMKAKKAKEAASKLVAKTTKEKNEALKAISAQLREESAYIMKENEKDLQYGHEKGYHDSLLDRLMLNEERIDAMADALLDLAELKDPVGEAVETIERPNGLFIEKVRVPLGVVGMIYEARPNVTVDASALCLKTGNAVLLRGSTSALHSNKAIVNVIHRALNKVGFPLEAVQLLEDTSRETAAKMFKLNEYLDVLIPRGGQKLIQTVVENATVPVLETGAGNCHVFIDETAKKEMAIDIVINAKTQRPSVCNAIETVLIHKNWANNHLRDFIESLQKLHVELRVDEEIYRQFPNLTLATEEDWKTEYLDYILAVKLVEDVEEAIAHINQYGSHHSEAIISETKEHVETFFQLVDSAALYHNASTRFTDGFEFGFGAEIGISTQKLHARGPMGLPALTSTKYVIRGNGQIRQ, from the coding sequence ATGAGTGAACTTTTAATGAAAGCAAAAAAAGCAAAGGAAGCGGCTTCGAAATTAGTAGCGAAAACGACAAAAGAAAAAAATGAAGCTTTAAAAGCTATTTCCGCTCAATTGCGGGAGGAATCTGCTTATATTATGAAAGAAAATGAAAAGGATTTGCAGTATGGACATGAAAAGGGCTATCATGATTCATTGCTGGACCGCTTAATGCTCAATGAAGAAAGAATTGATGCAATGGCAGATGCTCTATTAGATTTAGCTGAATTAAAGGATCCAGTAGGGGAAGCAGTTGAGACAATCGAGCGTCCTAACGGTCTTTTTATTGAAAAAGTTCGTGTCCCCCTAGGAGTAGTTGGGATGATTTATGAGGCAAGACCGAATGTAACGGTGGATGCTTCCGCTCTTTGTTTAAAAACAGGAAATGCGGTGCTTTTGCGTGGGAGCACCTCAGCTCTTCATTCAAACAAGGCCATTGTAAATGTTATTCATCGTGCGCTTAATAAAGTTGGCTTTCCTCTTGAAGCTGTTCAGCTGCTTGAAGATACAAGCCGTGAAACGGCAGCGAAAATGTTTAAGTTAAACGAATATTTAGATGTGTTAATTCCAAGAGGTGGCCAAAAGCTAATTCAAACCGTTGTCGAAAATGCAACTGTTCCAGTATTGGAGACTGGTGCTGGGAATTGCCACGTCTTTATAGATGAAACAGCGAAAAAAGAAATGGCCATTGATATTGTCATCAATGCTAAAACACAGAGACCTTCTGTATGTAATGCAATCGAAACAGTTTTAATTCATAAAAACTGGGCAAACAATCATTTACGTGATTTCATTGAATCTTTACAAAAGCTTCATGTTGAATTACGTGTTGATGAAGAAATTTATCGACAGTTTCCAAACTTAACATTAGCGACAGAAGAAGATTGGAAAACAGAGTATTTAGATTATATTTTAGCAGTAAAATTAGTAGAAGATGTTGAAGAAGCTATTGCCCATATTAATCAATATGGTTCACACCATTCGGAAGCCATTATTTCAGAAACAAAGGAGCATGTAGAGACGTTTTTCCAACTCGTAGATTCTGCGGCTCTTTATCATAATGCTTCTACTCGGTTTACAGATGGTTTTGAATTCGGTTTTGGAGCTGAAATTGGCATTAGCACGCAAAAGCTTCATGCCCGCGGGCCAATGGGGCTTCCAGCTTTAACTTCTACGAAATATGTTATTCGAGGAAATGGGCAAATACGTCAATAA
- a CDS encoding hypothetical protein (product_source=Hypo-rule applied; pfam=PF14152), protein MADKKKKQDRNKSNLTSAQEVTYSREFKMADRAGGYIENRK, encoded by the coding sequence ATGGCAGACAAAAAAAAGAAACAAGACAGGAACAAGAGCAACTTAACAAGTGCGCAAGAAGTTACCTATTCCCGAGAGTTTAAAATGGCAGACCGCGCTGGTGGATACATAGAGAATCGAAAATGA